Genomic DNA from Corylus avellana chromosome ca4, CavTom2PMs-1.0:
AGCAGATACATCATTTACAAGATGAGCCCCTTTGCTGACTGCTTCTGAAGCTACTTCTGAATAGAAAGTATCCACTGATATGAGTTTTCCCTCTGCCTCAGGCATCCCAATAACAGCTTCTAAAACAGGGATTAGTCTATCTAGTTCTTCTTCGACGGATATAGTAGAGGCCATTGGACGCGTAGATTGAGCACCAATATCAATCATGTCGGCTCCTTCAGAAATCATCAAGCGGGCCTGAGAAACTGCAGCCTCCACAGAGAGGAACTTCCCTCCATCACTAAAACTATCTGGAGTCACATTAAGTACACCCATGACGGAGGTTCTCTGTGACCAGTCCCATAACTCATTTTCAATGGGTAAAACTCTTTTCATGCCTTCCTTTCCAATAAGGGATTCACCACCCATTTTCTCCCATGACTCAAAAATCCCACCAGAATGCAGTGAAAAGGAATGCCAACCAGTAACAGTATCACAATCAGCAGATGATCCCAGCAAATCCATTAGAGGGGCCATTACAAATGGCCTCTCCCAAATTCTTTCATGTGGTATACTAAGAATATCAGAGTGCACCTTGAACTTTCCATAGAACAATATATCCAAGTCAATTGGCCTTGGACCATACCTTATACTATCAGTACGTCCCATatccttttcaattttcttgagCGCTCCCAATAATTCATGTGGACCAAATTTAGTAATAGCTCTAACTGCAGAGTTGAGAAAGTGAGGCTGATTAGTCACATAGGCTGGAGCTGTTTCATACAAACAAGCATGTCTTGTAATACTTATGCCTGCTTTGTTCATCAACTCCAAGGCTTCATTGAAATTATGTAGTCTGTCCCCCACATTGCTTCCCAAAGCAATCACTACTTCCTGCTCTGGAGAATGAACTTCCACCGAGGCATCTAGGGCTGAATGGACGTATGAAGCACGTAGTGCTGCAGGAAAGATGAAAACAAGTATATAGAAACTGGCTCAGATAAATTTACCCAAAAAGATAAGGAAGCTTATGTAGCTTCTTTCTGTACTCAAATGCATCACAAATACCAATACTTAAATTCCTATGTGCCATGGTTATCCCTGAGAGCTGCTTACAGTTTATTGGTTTGGGTGGCATTCAAGTAAATCAATGACTTCACCCAATTTAGATACCAAATTGTTTCAAAATCTATTAGTCAGTCAATGGATACAATAGGGTGGGTGTCCAGAACTCGTAAATTGAGCATACATTACCTCTACACAAACCACTGAAACAATGTTTGGTGTGCAGAAGCTGCTTCAAAGTATTCATATCAGGAGTGGCTGCTCAACAAATCAAGATAATACTCCTTTTCTCAGTCTGCACAGTTTATAATGCATGAACAAAAAAGAGGCATTTCTAGATAATTAAAATCAGAAGAGTTCCCATTGACCAATAAAGGGAATAAAAATAGCtatttggaaagaaagaaatggctGAAGCTTTGAAGACGGTGAGAGGATGATAGCAGAGCTAAAGgcattttatttctattttacaGTGGATAGTTGCTTAcgattgttttcatatttccaGTTttcatgacatttttttttaatctcttttctttttctagttaggtgttctcttgtatatttccttTCTATTTGGATAGGCTCTTTGGTTTTTAATGAACTCCATTTCCTTATCATAAAAAAAAGGGGATAAAAATGAGAAGGTTATAtaatagaaattgaaaattctccaTTGGCCTGCATACTAAAAGCCCAGCAGCCAAAACAGAGCCTAAGAAAGAAAACTACTAATGTGAAAATCAGAGCCAACTGCTCTAACCGTTGCTTGGCATATAATTCCTTATGATAAGAGAAACTTCTGCTTGTCTCTTactttgttgaaaaagaaaaaagaaaaagaaaaaatagaagtgGGATTTCCTGTTTCACTCCTAACCCTACGACAGTGATTCTGATACTATTTAGTGTAGCATTGCAAGTATTCGAACCAAAAAAAGAACTGCACTTAATCTACACAAGCTACTTATCCGTTTAAggaatttaacaaatttaaggGCTATGAAGTTCAATTAAGCCCCCAATTTTTCGCTCCAAAAGCACTTATTAATACTAAGAAGCTCAGAATTTGCAATTCACAAATCAAAAGTTAAAATGATGGAAGAAAACGAAGTTCCAAGGAATCAAATGACAAACGAAGCTACATAAAGTTCTACAGCAGAGCCAATGTATCGATAACAGAACAAGAAAAGGTTATTGGGATTCGTACATTTATTGTTTTTCAAAGCAGAAAATGGATTGAGCACAAGTTCAACTGATGGGAATTTCTGTTGTGACTTCAAAGGTTAAATTTCTCTGTAATCTTTAGCCTTCAGGAAAGcatgaagaggaaaaaaaaaaagaactttttttaGATGACAAGATAAATGAAGAAATAGAGATGAAAACCTTTTCTGGGAGACGATTAGATATTCAATCCGAACGAGCTGCATCGAGAGAGAGGCTTCAGAGTTGGTGAGAAGGAGAATTAGGAAAGAGTACCTTTTATTAAACGACCGCCGTTTACCCGATTGCGCTTCAACCAATACATAAAACTGATAAAAGTCCGTTTAAATTCCTTGTTCTGACTTCTGAGGTATCTTGCTCTCAAATTCCGTTTAACTTGACGGAATTCTGTTAGGTCGGAGCCGATAAAACGTGGTGCTGTCTTTCTCCCCCTTCTTAAAACGACTGCCGTCTCTTTGCCAGTCGTTTTGTTCCAGAAACCTTAAAACGCAGCGGCTGATGATAAGATCATAAGAGCAAGTGCTTTCCAAGTTGAGATTTTGCCTGCGTGCGTTTAAGCTCAACAGACAAAAACAGGTCCTCATCCACTAAACCCACTCTCCCTCTTAAACCCACTCTCACTTGCCACAGCCATGGCTAAGGCTGACACCCAGTAGTCTGAATTGCGCAACACGGAGCTCTTTGAAGCTCTGTCTAATGGCGTCTCTTTCTTTCACCCATTTTCTTTCATTCcccaggttctctctctctctctctctctctctcaccatgTAGATATGTTAATTGTATATCTAAAAAccatctcttttttgttttttgttttttgcacaTCAAGGTTGGATACCGTACAGAAAAGAAATCCATTTTGTTCTTGACTGACCATGTCAATTACAGtttagaaggaaagaaaaataatcttGACTGGGTTTTGTTAGATAtagtttatttctttctttgtttgatgTTTATAGTGTGGGATATATGAAGAAGAATCCAAGTTATCTGATGGGAATCTAATACCCTTAATTAGTTACAGTCCATTGTCCATGTACCCTCATGTTAAATAACTCCTCGGTGATGGATTATGCTAGTAATTTGGCCCCTTCAACTGTGCAGGTGCCATTCGAAATGGCCGAATTATTTGCCACTGAACTTTGTGCCGCTTCAGGACTTTAGA
This window encodes:
- the LOC132177778 gene encoding folate synthesis bifunctional protein, mitochondrial, with protein sequence MNTLKQLLHTKHCFSGLCRALRASYVHSALDASVEVHSPEQEVVIALGSNVGDRLHNFNEALELMNKAGISITRHACLYETAPAYVTNQPHFLNSAVRAITKFGPHELLGALKKIEKDMGRTDSIRYGPRPIDLDILFYGKFKVHSDILSIPHERIWERPFVMAPLMDLLGSSADCDTVTGWHSFSLHSGGIFESWEKMGGESLIGKEGMKRVLPIENELWDWSQRTSVMGVLNVTPDSFSDGGKFLSVEAAVSQARLMISEGADMIDIGAQSTRPMASTISVEEELDRLIPVLEAVIGMPEAEGKLISVDTFYSEVASEAVSKGAHLVNDVSAGQLDPNMLRVVAGLKVPYVAMHMRGNPSTMQNSENLQYDDVCQQVASELYSRVKDAELAGIPAWRIIIDPGIGFSKKTEHNLDILMGLPNIRAEIARKSLAVSHAPILIGPSRKRFLGDICFRTAAEERDPATVASVTTSVLGGANIVRVHNVRDNLDAVSVCDAMLKQRRSGNR